One part of the Bdellovibrio bacteriovorus genome encodes these proteins:
- a CDS encoding methyl-accepting chemotaxis protein, with protein sequence MKKEFSLQTKIALPILTITFIALGLLTYFSASRSFKTAQADAEFKVTKSAEAFANAFKADLDTSLMVAQQVEAYLGTMRKQHSKQRAEVNAVLKTMLEQAPSVFGLWATFEPNAFDGQDAHYLGQPGYEKIGGFGPYWNRSGENGSLTWENDINYNGEFYLAPKNAGHRILTEPYYDEVNGQNLLMSSAAAPLYDGEKLLGVVGVDLLLSQLDKQISAVKPYETSVGFLISDRFNYVTNPEPSQVGKAVTLPFAEAEFKQALREGRLLLKSGRDSQSGEEILNLLVPVSIPYSKTFWGVLISTPVKTVLASAYSLLWSQLIVFLICLLVMGVAVFMISRRISRRFTALTASLDQAENVVTAAIDQLSRAGQNLAQSATESAASIEETVASLEELTSMVKMNADNAKEAARLSSDSNQSAERGNTEMSALVGAMDEITDSSKKIAEINGVIDDLAFQTNLLALNASVEAARAGEHGKGFAVVADAVRTLAQKSATAAKDINSLINDSIEKVQRGSSKAESSNTNLKEIVDSVRKVSHLNGEISSASDEQSTGIQQISKAMNSLDQAIQTNAASAEEISATVQEILNQAHVMKTVVTEMNTVVHGS encoded by the coding sequence ATGAAGAAAGAGTTCTCTTTACAGACCAAAATTGCCCTGCCCATTCTAACAATCACTTTCATCGCTCTGGGACTTCTAACCTACTTTTCAGCATCACGCAGTTTTAAAACCGCGCAAGCCGATGCCGAGTTCAAGGTCACAAAATCAGCTGAAGCCTTTGCCAACGCCTTCAAAGCGGATTTGGATACAAGCCTTATGGTGGCGCAACAAGTGGAAGCCTACCTGGGCACCATGCGCAAACAACACTCCAAACAGCGCGCAGAGGTCAATGCCGTTTTAAAGACCATGCTTGAGCAGGCCCCGTCTGTCTTTGGTTTGTGGGCCACCTTCGAGCCCAACGCATTCGACGGACAGGATGCTCATTATCTGGGACAGCCGGGTTATGAAAAGATCGGCGGGTTCGGCCCGTACTGGAACCGTTCGGGTGAAAACGGATCCCTGACCTGGGAAAATGACATCAACTACAACGGCGAATTTTACCTGGCCCCTAAAAATGCAGGTCATCGCATTCTGACTGAGCCCTACTATGACGAAGTCAATGGACAGAATCTGCTGATGTCCTCTGCAGCGGCTCCCCTTTATGACGGTGAAAAGTTGTTGGGGGTTGTGGGTGTGGATCTGCTGCTGTCCCAACTGGACAAACAAATCTCGGCCGTGAAACCCTATGAAACATCTGTCGGCTTTCTGATTTCAGACCGCTTCAATTATGTCACTAATCCAGAGCCCAGCCAGGTTGGGAAAGCAGTCACTTTGCCATTCGCCGAGGCCGAGTTTAAACAGGCCTTGCGCGAAGGCCGCCTGCTGCTTAAGTCCGGCCGGGACAGCCAGTCCGGAGAGGAAATCCTGAATCTGCTGGTGCCGGTTTCCATTCCCTATTCAAAAACATTCTGGGGAGTGCTGATTTCAACGCCCGTAAAAACAGTATTGGCCAGTGCTTACTCCCTGCTATGGAGCCAGTTGATCGTGTTTCTGATCTGCCTTCTGGTGATGGGCGTTGCGGTCTTTATGATTTCCCGCCGGATCTCCCGTCGGTTCACAGCTCTCACCGCCAGCCTGGATCAGGCTGAAAACGTGGTGACGGCTGCGATCGACCAGCTCAGCCGCGCCGGCCAGAATCTGGCCCAGTCCGCAACAGAGTCCGCAGCCTCCATCGAAGAAACCGTGGCCAGTCTTGAAGAACTGACTTCCATGGTAAAAATGAATGCCGACAATGCCAAGGAAGCCGCTCGCCTGTCGTCGGACTCCAATCAAAGTGCGGAACGCGGTAACACAGAAATGAGCGCCCTGGTCGGCGCCATGGATGAAATCACGGACTCTTCCAAAAAAATCGCCGAAATCAACGGGGTCATCGATGATCTGGCTTTCCAGACGAACCTGCTGGCGCTGAATGCCTCGGTGGAAGCCGCCCGCGCCGGAGAACACGGCAAAGGCTTTGCCGTGGTGGCTGATGCCGTCAGAACCCTGGCGCAAAAGTCCGCGACCGCCGCCAAAGACATCAACAGTCTTATCAATGACTCCATTGAAAAGGTTCAGCGCGGCAGCAGCAAGGCAGAAAGCTCCAATACCAACCTGAAAGAAATTGTGGATTCGGTTCGCAAGGTCAGCCATCTGAATGGTGAGATCTCTTCAGCCAGCGACGAACAGTCCACCGGTATTCAGCAGATCAGCAAAGCCATGAATTCTCTGGATCAGGCCATACAGACCAATGCCGCTTCGGCCGAGGAGATTTCAGCCACGGTTCAGGAAATCCTGAACCAGGCCCATGTGATGAAGACTGTCGTGACAGAGATGAACACGGTGGTTCACGGGAGCTAG
- the prpB gene encoding methylisocitrate lyase, with protein sequence MLFPEITPAQKRKNFRDALKSGKLLQMPGSWSPLVSMAIEKAGFDGVYISGSVLSNDLGYPDIGLTSLTEVAQRGRQIARTTKLPTIIDIDTGFGEPMSATRTVQEMIEMGLAGCHIEDQINPKRCGHLDGKGLVTRDEAARKVAAAARGKKMDENFLLIARTDARAVEGLDKAIDRAKAYIDAGADCIFTEALENEKEFETFRKAVNVPLLANMTEFGKGRLYTYEELSNLGYNIVIYPVTTFRLAMGATVAGLNEIKAKGTQEGLLDKMQTRKDLYALSRYDEYNSFDTSIFNFTLK encoded by the coding sequence ATGTTGTTTCCTGAAATTACTCCTGCGCAGAAACGTAAGAACTTTAGAGATGCTTTGAAGTCTGGCAAGCTTTTGCAGATGCCGGGGTCTTGGTCTCCGCTGGTTTCTATGGCGATTGAAAAAGCGGGATTTGATGGGGTTTATATTTCTGGCTCTGTGCTTTCCAATGATTTGGGTTACCCGGACATCGGTTTGACTTCTTTGACTGAGGTCGCTCAGCGCGGTCGTCAGATTGCCCGCACGACAAAACTTCCGACTATTATTGATATCGACACGGGTTTTGGTGAACCAATGTCTGCGACTCGCACGGTTCAGGAAATGATCGAGATGGGTCTGGCGGGTTGCCACATTGAGGATCAGATCAATCCGAAGCGTTGTGGTCACCTGGATGGCAAAGGTCTTGTGACTCGCGATGAAGCGGCCCGTAAGGTGGCGGCGGCAGCTCGTGGCAAAAAGATGGATGAAAACTTCCTTTTGATCGCTCGTACAGATGCGCGTGCTGTTGAAGGTTTGGATAAAGCCATCGACCGTGCGAAAGCTTATATTGATGCGGGTGCGGATTGCATCTTCACCGAGGCTTTGGAAAACGAAAAAGAATTTGAAACGTTCCGTAAGGCGGTGAACGTGCCCCTTTTGGCGAACATGACCGAGTTCGGCAAAGGTCGCCTGTACACTTACGAAGAGCTTTCCAATCTTGGTTACAACATCGTGATCTATCCGGTGACGACGTTCCGTCTGGCGATGGGTGCGACGGTGGCGGGCTTGAATGAAATCAAAGCCAAAGGCACTCAAGAGGGTCTTTTGGACAAGATGCAGACTCGCAAAGACTTGTATGCACTTTCCCGTTATGACGAGTACAACTCTTTCGACACCAGCATCTTCAACTTCACTTTGAAATAA
- the sugE gene encoding quaternary ammonium compound efflux SMR transporter SugE, with protein sequence MSNTVAWIILAIAGLLEVGWAIGLKYTEGFTKLVPSVLTLVALAGSMFLLARAATVLPIGTAYGVWVGIGALGAAILGIFLFNEAATPARLFFLALLLISIIGLKMTAGGH encoded by the coding sequence ATGTCTAACACAGTAGCATGGATCATTTTGGCAATCGCAGGTCTTCTTGAAGTCGGTTGGGCTATCGGCCTTAAATACACCGAAGGTTTCACAAAACTCGTCCCCAGTGTTCTGACGCTGGTTGCACTTGCGGGCAGTATGTTTTTGCTGGCGCGGGCGGCGACCGTGCTTCCCATCGGCACGGCTTACGGTGTGTGGGTGGGAATCGGCGCTTTGGGGGCAGCGATTCTGGGGATTTTCCTGTTCAATGAGGCTGCGACCCCGGCTCGCCTGTTCTTCCTAGCTTTGCTGTTGATTTCCATCATTGGTCTGAAAATGACGGCCGGCGGGCACTAA
- a CDS encoding methyl-accepting chemotaxis protein — MPIALVGTVVLGGIAFLAVQDSFRDAKKAAHSMSEEMGRKYAQQIKSYLDKSFAQAEVVGRHFAMETETHQQDRRKSYQLLREVLKSDSQYLATWSAWEPNAYDGKDAQFANTEYHEKTGRVYPWWVRQGDEIIFKTLLNEETPDLGDWYFQPMQSKQSMLVEPYKDTVNGKELVMTSAVYTVVQNGTAKGLVGIDISLDKIKELVAEIRPFADSQSFLVSDKMMVVAGPHQDEVMQEYKAGAALQALLQKHEIGSIDIDTERGKEFFLVMPVSIYDLSQKWTLVIRTPEKTILASAYASLWRQLGFSLVGLLMLMSVVYFGAKRSEKKISTLSQGLSTSSAGITEDIQHLNSTGGQLAESSTRAAASIEETVASLEEITSMVRLNTGNAQNAAMLSGDSARLAKTGEEKILELVQTMTQIESSSQKIEEIISIIDDIAFQTNLLALNASVEAARAGEHGKGFAVVAEAVRSLAQRSAVAAKDITQLISTSVVQVKQGTVLVRANGDVLKQMSLSIEKVATLNSEIANASQQQSAGIEQINVAINQLDQVIQSNAAEAGEIVNTAAHISEKSEVMNSTVKVLSAA, encoded by the coding sequence TTGCCTATCGCTCTTGTCGGAACGGTGGTGCTGGGAGGCATTGCCTTCCTTGCGGTGCAGGACTCGTTTAGGGACGCCAAAAAGGCGGCGCACTCGATGTCTGAAGAGATGGGCCGCAAATATGCCCAGCAGATTAAATCGTATCTGGATAAATCTTTTGCTCAGGCCGAAGTGGTCGGGCGCCATTTTGCGATGGAGACTGAAACTCATCAGCAGGATCGCAGGAAAAGCTATCAGTTGTTGCGTGAAGTGCTGAAAAGTGATTCCCAGTATCTGGCGACCTGGTCCGCCTGGGAGCCCAATGCCTATGATGGGAAAGACGCGCAGTTTGCCAACACCGAATATCACGAAAAGACCGGACGGGTGTATCCGTGGTGGGTCCGTCAGGGTGATGAGATTATTTTTAAGACCTTGTTGAATGAAGAAACCCCGGATCTGGGCGACTGGTATTTCCAGCCGATGCAAAGCAAACAAAGCATGCTGGTGGAGCCTTACAAGGACACGGTCAACGGCAAAGAGCTGGTGATGACTTCCGCGGTCTATACGGTTGTGCAGAATGGGACCGCCAAGGGCCTGGTGGGCATTGATATCAGTCTGGATAAAATCAAAGAACTGGTGGCAGAGATCCGTCCTTTTGCTGATTCCCAGTCCTTCCTTGTTTCGGATAAAATGATGGTGGTCGCCGGGCCCCATCAGGACGAGGTGATGCAGGAATATAAAGCCGGAGCGGCTTTGCAGGCCCTGTTGCAAAAGCATGAAATCGGCAGCATCGACATTGATACCGAACGTGGCAAAGAATTTTTCCTGGTGATGCCGGTGTCGATCTATGATCTTTCGCAGAAGTGGACTCTGGTGATCCGCACTCCGGAAAAAACCATTCTGGCTTCCGCGTATGCGTCACTTTGGAGACAACTGGGGTTTTCTCTGGTGGGTCTTCTGATGCTGATGTCTGTGGTGTACTTTGGCGCCAAGCGTTCCGAGAAAAAGATTTCAACGTTGTCCCAGGGGTTGAGCACATCCTCTGCCGGGATCACGGAGGATATTCAGCATTTGAATTCCACCGGTGGCCAACTGGCAGAATCCTCAACCCGGGCGGCCGCTTCGATCGAGGAAACGGTGGCGTCTTTGGAGGAAATCACCTCGATGGTGCGCTTAAACACCGGCAACGCCCAGAATGCGGCAATGTTGTCGGGGGATTCCGCACGTCTGGCCAAGACGGGCGAGGAAAAAATTCTGGAACTGGTGCAGACCATGACCCAGATTGAGTCCTCGTCCCAGAAAATTGAAGAGATTATTTCAATCATCGACGATATTGCCTTCCAGACAAATCTGCTGGCGCTGAATGCTTCCGTGGAAGCCGCCCGCGCCGGCGAACACGGCAAAGGCTTTGCGGTGGTGGCCGAGGCCGTGCGCTCGCTGGCCCAGCGGTCCGCCGTGGCGGCCAAAGATATCACCCAGTTGATTTCCACCAGCGTGGTGCAGGTGAAGCAGGGGACGGTTTTGGTTCGCGCCAACGGGGATGTGTTGAAACAGATGTCCTTAAGTATTGAAAAAGTGGCGACACTGAATTCAGAAATCGCCAACGCCAGCCAGCAGCAGTCCGCTGGCATTGAACAGATCAACGTGGCCATCAACCAGCTGGATCAGGTCATTCAAAGCAATGCGGCGGAAGCCGGCGAGATCGTGAACACCGCCGCCCACATCAGTGAAAAATCTGAAGTGATGAATTCGACGGTGAAGGTGCTGAGCGCCGCCTAG